One segment of Streptomyces sp. NBC_00576 DNA contains the following:
- a CDS encoding endonuclease VII domain-containing protein, whose product MADDTPDKRCAGCERGLPVTAFARDKNRRDGLQVRCRECVAQYSAEHYRRRREAVGKSVRERVDVPPGHKLCRTCGEIKPHSEWHRNVTASDGLSTRCKACRATRGREDHLMRQYGLTEAERDELIVSQGGVCCICLSAPPAHVDHCHETGRVRGVLCFSCNAALGQFKDRPDVIRRAATYVEGNAWKPTLVAPGVYRLPS is encoded by the coding sequence ATGGCTGACGACACGCCTGATAAGCGGTGCGCGGGCTGCGAGAGGGGCTTGCCTGTTACCGCTTTCGCGCGGGACAAGAATCGACGCGATGGCCTTCAGGTGCGGTGTCGGGAGTGCGTGGCGCAGTACAGCGCCGAGCACTACCGGCGCCGCCGAGAGGCCGTGGGGAAGTCTGTGCGGGAAAGAGTGGACGTCCCGCCTGGGCACAAGCTCTGCCGAACGTGCGGCGAGATCAAGCCGCACAGTGAGTGGCACCGCAACGTGACTGCCTCGGACGGCTTGTCCACACGCTGCAAGGCGTGCCGGGCGACCCGGGGGCGAGAAGACCACCTGATGCGCCAGTACGGCCTCACTGAAGCTGAGCGTGACGAGCTGATCGTCTCGCAAGGTGGCGTCTGCTGCATATGTTTGTCTGCTCCGCCCGCACATGTGGATCACTGTCACGAGACGGGTAGGGTCCGAGGCGTACTGTGCTTCAGCTGCAACGCAGCGCTGGGGCAGTTCAAGGATCGGCCCGACGTCATAAGGCGGGCTGCGACATACGTGGAAGGAAACGCGTGGAAGCCAACACTCGTAGCACCGGGCGTCTACCGGCTGCCTTCCTGA
- the prcB gene encoding proteasome subunit beta, whose product MEANTRSTGRLPAAFLTPGSSSFMDFLSDHQPEMLPGRRQLPPTQGAIEAPHGTTIVAVTFPGGVVLAGDRRATMGNVIAQRDIEKVFPADEYSAVGIAGTAGLAVEMVKLFQLELEHFEKVEGAQLSLEGKANRLSTMIRSNLGMAMQGLAVVPLFAGFDVDRGKGRIFSYDVTGGRSEEHGYAATGSGSIFARGAMKKLYHRDLSEADATTLVIQALYDAADDDSATGGPDVARRIYPIVTVITEDGFRRLTDEEGAEIARSILERRLEQPDGPRAELL is encoded by the coding sequence GTGGAAGCCAACACTCGTAGCACCGGGCGTCTACCGGCTGCCTTCCTGACGCCCGGGTCGTCGTCCTTCATGGACTTCCTGTCCGATCATCAGCCGGAGATGCTCCCGGGCAGGCGGCAGTTGCCGCCCACCCAGGGTGCGATCGAGGCGCCCCACGGCACGACCATCGTGGCCGTCACCTTCCCGGGTGGTGTCGTCCTCGCCGGTGACCGGCGGGCGACCATGGGGAACGTCATCGCGCAGCGGGACATCGAGAAGGTGTTCCCGGCGGACGAGTACTCGGCGGTCGGGATCGCCGGCACCGCCGGTCTGGCCGTCGAGATGGTCAAGCTGTTCCAGCTGGAGTTGGAGCACTTCGAGAAGGTGGAGGGTGCGCAGCTCTCGCTCGAGGGCAAGGCGAACCGGCTGTCCACCATGATTCGTTCGAACCTCGGTATGGCGATGCAGGGTCTTGCCGTGGTGCCGCTGTTCGCCGGGTTCGATGTGGACCGGGGGAAGGGGCGCATCTTCTCGTACGACGTGACGGGTGGGCGTTCCGAGGAGCACGGTTACGCGGCGACGGGGTCGGGGTCGATCTTCGCCCGCGGTGCGATGAAGAAGCTGTACCACCGTGATCTGAGTGAGGCGGATGCGACGACGCTGGTCATTCAGGCGTTGTACGACGCGGCGGACGACGATTCGGCGACCGGTGGTCCTGATGTCGCGCGTCGGATCTACCCGATTGTCACCGTGATCACTGAGGACGGTTTCCGCAGGCTGACGGACGAGGAGGGCGCCGAGATCGCCCGTTCGATTCTGGAGCGGCGTCTGGAGCAGCCCGACGGTCCGCGGGCCGAGCTGCTCTGA
- the prcA gene encoding proteasome subunit alpha: MSTPFYVSPQQAMADRAEYARKGIARGRSLVVLQYADGIVFVGENPSRALHKFSEIYDRIGFAAAGKYNEYENLRIGGVRYADMRGYTYDRADVTARGLANVYAQTLGTIFSSAAEKPYEVELVVAEVGETSDGDQIYRLPHDGSIVDEHGSVAVGGNAEQISTYLDQRHQDGMSLAEALKLAVQALSRDTNGTEREIPAERLEVAVLDRTRPQKRKFKRIVGRQLGRLLEAGGATTEAESADEEE; this comes from the coding sequence GTGTCGACGCCGTTCTATGTCTCACCCCAGCAGGCGATGGCCGACCGGGCGGAGTATGCCCGTAAGGGCATTGCCCGTGGTCGCAGCCTGGTTGTGCTGCAGTATGCCGATGGCATCGTGTTCGTCGGCGAGAACCCGTCCCGTGCGCTGCACAAGTTCAGCGAGATCTATGACCGGATCGGCTTCGCGGCCGCCGGTAAGTACAACGAGTACGAGAACCTGCGGATCGGTGGTGTGCGGTATGCCGATATGCGTGGGTACACGTACGACCGTGCCGATGTGACGGCTCGTGGTCTGGCGAATGTGTACGCGCAGACGCTGGGCACGATCTTCTCTTCGGCGGCGGAGAAGCCGTACGAGGTGGAGTTGGTGGTGGCCGAGGTGGGGGAGACCTCAGACGGTGACCAGATCTACCGGCTTCCGCACGACGGGTCGATCGTCGATGAGCATGGCTCGGTCGCGGTCGGTGGTAATGCCGAGCAGATCAGTACTTATCTGGATCAGCGTCATCAGGACGGCATGTCGTTGGCCGAGGCGTTGAAGCTGGCGGTTCAGGCGCTGTCGCGCGATACGAACGGTACCGAGCGGGAGATTCCGGCGGAGCGGCTGGAGGTGGCGGTGCTGGACCGTACGCGTCCGCAGAAGCGGAAGTTCAAGCGGATCGTCGGTCGTCAGCTGGGGCGGTTGCTGGAGGCCGGCGGTGCGACTACCGAGGCGGAGAGCGCCGACGAGGAGGAGTAG
- a CDS encoding LacI family DNA-binding transcriptional regulator, with the protein MARGSTRPTSRDVARAAGVSQAAVSLVLGDKWRGRVSETTAERVRTAARDLGYRPNLAARNLRLGHTRTVLLVVPALTTEFFAGVYTGAARIAAEHGFGVVLYPSPEGIGPARDPFHSARAALDGVLASSMAADALTTIRGDQLPLVMLDSDPHGSLGAATVNLDIADGVRQVADHLLALGHRHFLHLAADIPSWTFAVRAHELATRLATVPGTDVRTIHAPISIEGAQQATTAALTGPGPHPTALVCDDDQLATGAYKAIRRLGLRIPDDLSVTGLDDLALATAIDPELTTVRLDAELFGERGMQALLAVLDGRTPTQGDIPVQLVVRGSTAPPRSHL; encoded by the coding sequence GTGGCACGAGGCAGCACCCGACCCACCAGCCGCGACGTCGCCCGGGCCGCAGGCGTCTCTCAGGCCGCCGTCTCCCTCGTCCTCGGCGACAAATGGCGCGGCCGCGTCTCCGAGACCACCGCCGAACGCGTACGCACCGCCGCCCGCGACCTCGGCTACCGCCCCAACCTCGCCGCCCGCAACCTACGCCTCGGCCACACCCGCACCGTCCTCCTCGTCGTCCCCGCCCTCACCACCGAGTTCTTCGCCGGCGTCTACACCGGAGCCGCCCGCATCGCCGCCGAACACGGCTTCGGCGTCGTCCTCTACCCCTCCCCCGAAGGCATCGGCCCCGCCCGCGACCCCTTCCACTCCGCCCGGGCCGCCCTCGACGGCGTCCTCGCCTCCTCCATGGCCGCCGACGCCCTCACCACCATCCGCGGCGACCAGCTCCCCCTCGTCATGCTCGACAGCGACCCCCACGGCAGCCTCGGCGCCGCCACCGTCAACCTCGACATCGCCGACGGCGTACGCCAGGTCGCCGACCACCTCCTCGCCCTCGGCCACCGTCACTTCCTCCACCTCGCCGCCGACATCCCCTCCTGGACCTTCGCCGTACGCGCCCACGAACTCGCCACACGCCTCGCCACCGTCCCCGGCACCGACGTACGCACCATCCACGCCCCCATCTCCATCGAAGGCGCCCAACAGGCCACCACAGCCGCCCTCACCGGCCCCGGCCCCCACCCCACCGCCCTCGTCTGCGACGACGACCAACTCGCCACCGGCGCCTACAAGGCCATCCGCCGCCTCGGCCTGCGCATCCCCGACGACCTCTCCGTCACCGGCCTCGACGACCTCGCCCTCGCCACCGCCATCGACCCCGAACTCACCACAGTCCGCCTCGACGCCGAACTCTTCGGCGAACGCGGCATGCAAGCCCTCCTCGCCGTCCTCGACGGCCGCACCCCCACCCAGGGCGACATCCCCGTCCAACTCGTCGTACGAGGCTCCACAGCACCCCCCAGAAGCCACCTCTGA